The sequence below is a genomic window from Harmonia axyridis chromosome 1, icHarAxyr1.1, whole genome shotgun sequence.
gaacaataaaaaaaaatcaatgagatCCTGAAGTAAAAACTCCGAACTACTCGTATTGAATGTCTAAACTACGTAATATACTAACTgtcaaagaaactgcaacacctaaaaggagctgtttaaatttttgttgtaaaacataaatagtatagcaaggagaaaatgattgaatttggggaacaaaatcgtgaaggttttttaatgtaaacaatttttttcacttaaatattgtagtcgttttttgcaagtttttttaattttacaaccaaccagctgttcgaggagatccaaagtcgacgtttatttgttgttaaaatcattaaaatgcctagagacgtatacgcggaatttatcgccagctaagtgcatttgaaagaggtcgaattattggtctacgggaggcggggttgtcatttcgagaaatcgctaaccgtacgaacagaaattcaactactcttatgagatgttgtcaagcgtggtttgataatgcccaaaattgaagaagacTAGAAGAGTAGGcatcggacgtcgaaggggcacaaatgaagttcaagttcGACTTCTAAGACTTACGGCCATTAgataccgatttgcgacaactcgatctttggctgatgagtggtaaggagaacaaggccatcctgtaactcaGCTCAGcagtccgaacggtttaccgccggataacgtcttttggactgcagcattatcgacgcgatcttgtgttacctctgacggttgagcatcatCGGTAACGATTACAgtagtgcagagaacgtcaacattggattGTGGAGTGGAagcaggtcgtcttttctgataaatctcgattctccctgggtgcacatgatggccgaagaagggttagacgacgtcggggagaaaaacgtgaacctcaatttgatgttgagcgtcggTAGGCTTTATGGTATGGGGtgttattgcacatgcaagtaggtcacctttagtcgttattcgaggtaacatgactgcgctgcgttaccttcaagagaAAGTGGAGTCATATGTTTTCCCTTACATTAACCGGctcgaaaatccaatatttcaggaagaatATGCCCGGCCTCACGTTGctagagttagtttaaactttttcgaagcgacccatgtgaatcttttgccatgggcGCCcggatcccccgatctttcgcccatagagcatgtttgggacatcatgggtagaagacttggaaatttaccacagcccccacggacttgccagcggctctgagacatgaagtacaggtagcttgggatagtatccctcaagaagaaatagatcatcttattgcatcaatgccgcgacgtgttggggagtgtgtAGAtgatcgcggtggacaaacacattattaacaaattcattaaaaaaattgtaaacccttcgtttttccccaaatttcatttactccttgctatactatgttttaccaacaaaaaaaaaattaaatttaaacagctccttttgggtgttgcagtttctctttcagttagtatatttataaGCGTTTAATGAACGAACCATCATCGTCAGAAACAAATAGTAAGTACTCATTTTTCTAACTATTTAACCATTCATGACAACTATGAACTAGAAAAACTTCATTTCTCAATGAGCTTGTTCAAATACCAgtttaaaaatattattcatccCCTACAGAATCAATGACATACCTTATGAAATTCTGCTAATTTATTGAAAGCACCCTGGATATCATTGAGAATAATTTGTCCACAGTCACTCCAACatccaaaattgaaaatatcagatAGCTGCAATTAAAAAGGAAGAAATTGTGTTAAATAACTGTGTATAAATAGCAAGGCATTAGACTTACCGCACCATATAAACCAATTTTTTGTTGCCAAGTCTGCAGCTGATTCACCAAAGATCCATCCGGCGGGGTGAAACAATTGACTTCTGACTTTATCACTTCAAGGCAAAAATCATAAGGCCAACTCTCCAGGTTCCTCAGAATTGTTTCCAGCCTCTTCGACCTATTGTGTATATAATATATCTTTTTGAAACTTTCCTCTTCAAAATGATCATTGATGTACTTGCAAACAATATTATCTTGGAAATCTTGAATCTcactattttttcttttttgtatcTCTGGGATAGCCAGTAGAATTTCTAACATTTTATTCCACTCAGTTTTAGCAGATGATTCCTCAGTAAGTTCTTCAGCTGCCTCCAACATTTCTACCTCTGAATCACATTGGGGAGGAGTATTACTGCATCTACTCTgcagtttttcttcaatatattttttgaccTTCCTATAAGATATTTCTCGCTGGAGAGACGTTGctatttcattattatcaaatatacatttcaaattttgtatttcaTCTAGATTTCTGTAGTTCAAGAAGGCATTTATTCTTGCATCATTGATATTCATTTTGACATTGGGTACTTGATACATTTCCTCCAAGATTAAAGCTAAGAGCCAATTTCTCCTCATGATATAAAGAATTATGTTTTTTGTGGGAAGGTATAAATTATTTTCCGGAAAGAGTTCTTCCTCTTCCACAAATTCTTCACTGTGAAGGTTTATTGTGGGAAAGCAATTTCCTATGAGATGGTAAAGAAAATCTAACTccattttggaaaaatatatttcgaagTCCGTTGGATCGagatttttctcaaataataacTGTCCCATCAATTCAGATCTGTTATAGtccaataattcaaaaaatgatgTGTTTTTACCTTGGGCAATTATATCGGATGTATCTTGTTCAATATATAACACTTTAGAAAAAGCCTTCAAGTAATTGAATAACCTTTTCAAGTAATTTATATTATTGCTACATTCATCTGGAGAAGGCTTAAAAAGAGAATCTATCTTATTGTACGTTTTGTGAGCTAAATGGttattattgaagattccttctTCATTTCGTATTAGTTGACTTCTCATTTCGTCATACAAAAGGTTGAGCTcatcattgaatttttcattcactGAATATTCGGTAACATCGAAAGGAATCCCAGCAGATAAAATTATATCGCgaattgagatttttttaactGGAATCAGATATTCAGCTGTTGCAATAAGCTTTtcacaaaatatcgaaaatgaagaaGTTGAATGATCGCATAAAGTATTATTCTCAGAGGTCATtcgcaataaaatattatttagatCCAAGTCAGAAGATTCTGTACACATGAAGTCTATGATGTTCATAAATGTTTcgtttttcaatttataatgGCACAAGTGACTAGGGCATTCTGCATCTTCGGCgattttttgaaactttttcCTTATACAAGAATTCAAATCTCTTAAGGctctatttttgaaattttcaagagatTCGGTTTCGATCACCGGGGATGAGAAATTGGATGACTCCTTAATTTTCTGAATTCGGCATAGTTTCCTCGATTCTAATCTCAATTTGCGAAGATTTTCAGTGTTTGTTAACTCTTTCGCTGCCTCATCATCATTCATATCGAATATCTGGAAAAAATGATCTGGATTTACTTAAGTGATCGATAAAATGATATCAAGAAGCATTGCAATTTTTATACTCTTGTTTATTTCTTTGTTGTATCTCAGAGGACTGACATGTTGTTATTCTTTTCTGAATCATAATAAGTATAATAAGAAATGGTTAAAGTGATCGATAAAATGAAATCAAGTAGCATTGGAATTTTTATACTCttattcatttcttttttgCATCTCAGAGGACTGACATGTTGTTATTCTTTTCTGAATCATAATAATAAGAAATGGTTTGTGCATCAAGTATTTAATTTTCGAGATTCGGCTGAACATCTTCAGTATCATCGGTATTTTTGAAGATGGTACTAATTATGACTGTTTAGCCGAAAACGTTATatcgaatttcaaaaattaagagGGAATGCTACCACTTGACTGCCCAGTTCAAAACTTaaaggaaaataactattcttgcagatcaccgatttgtatggggttttctgataatttcttcaaacaatgatcTGAAAGGCAGGGACGggctatttttaatttgcgaatgaaaaaacaaaaaaaaaagttggtaacttttcgttttccgcaaaggaattgatgatatggatgAAAGGGCTTATcactgatttattttaaaattattcgtaaaaaaaaactacagaaaaacatttcaaaagagctgaaatcacttcgtaataaaaaagaataatcgaccgtcgtataGTGCTGCCCCTACTGTATAAATTCGCAACGAATCACCAGATTCTTAAATACTACCTACAATTTGATAATTCCGGCAACGTTGCTGCGTTATGAATCAGTTCTCAGTTAGAGTCGTAAACAGTATTAGGTGAATAGAAAGATTTCCAGCTTGTTCGTTTCTTTTCGAACGGTTGAAGGTATGAACAGATCGACGCGGGACTTCGGGAACGGGAGCGATGCGTTCAGCGGGCAGATTGCATAGCATGCACACCTACGCGAAAATAATGAGACACGATTATTAGTATGAATCTAAAATTATGTatgaaaatgacagtttttcggAGGAAGAAGTTTTACTGCTCAAAGCCGTTTATTTCCATCCCACAAAAGTTTCTTTCCCGCTCCCGCAGTCACGCGTCGGTCTGTTCatacctttattcagtttagtTAGCTGTCAATTCTTTTCGATATGGGTAACAAGAGATTCAAGGATTTATTTATTCTGATCCTATTACTTGCTTTATGGGagtatcatgtaaaaatatcaaatttgatttctacaGGAAAACAAGAAGAATCTTATTAGTTCATGGTCATTCTTATGATGATACTATTAGTTTTTTAATCATGCATAATCTGTTttgtaaatattcattcaataccaATTCATCTTTCAGTGTATGGGAAAGAGATTATATGTTCATGCGCAACATGAAATAACATTTCAGTTGAAATGGTAGATAATTATATGGTAATATTGAAGTTCAGTACTACGATGTTACGATGTGAGTCAATTTCTGAAcatgagaattttttgaaatttgagaaccttttattgccttcaaaataaatggatcgtAATTCTGAGCAaggagaatcaatgcgatattgcgatataacaactgatttttgtacgaagtcaatttctgaaaatgagaattttcaaaaaagattttagTCCTTTTTTTGCCTTCCAAATTAATGGATCGTGATCCTGAGTATGAAAGATCAATAAGTGATATAAGAActgattttttaccaaatttcatgtttatagtttTCACATTTTCCGAGAATAATCTCATTAGTACGTGGTCATTCTAATAATTATGACAACTATTAGTTTTTTTAATCATGTAAATTTGTTCCGTAGATATTCAGTCAATCCCAATTTATCTTTCAGTGTATGGAAATGTGATTATTTTTATGCACaacaagaattaatatttcagttgaacTCGTTGGTAATTATAAGGGAATATTGAAGGTCAGTACTAAGATGTTATTATTGTTTAGAAATTTCTTGATTCTGcatagtcaatttctgaaaatgagattagagtcctttttttctcttcaaaattgttggatcgtaatcctgagcaTTGAGAATTAATGcgatattttgatataacaactgatttttgtatgtagtcaatttctgagaatgagaattttttataattccattcttttttttgccttcaaaaaatGAATCGTAATCCTGAGCGTCCTGAATATTAGTATCAATGCGATATTgctatataacaactgatttttgtacgtggtcaatttttgaaaataggctttttttttcaaattccagtactttttatgccttcaaaattcatggatcgtaaTCCTGAACATGGATAATCAATGCGATATAACAACTGTTTTTTGTACGAAGGCAGTttgtgaaaataagaatttttgaaaattttagtactttttttttgccttcaatataaatgaatCGTAATATTCAGCATGTTGATCAATACGATATAACAACtgacttgaaatgaatattggtcATAAATGACCATGTTCCATCATTCATCCGATATCATATTTGGATGACCATCATATTGATGGTTCATTTTGATTTGGCTAACCATAAtgagcaaaatcaatattttgctcaatgaatGTGACCCGCTTATGTGAAAAGTTTcggtgcatttgttttgattttttttattattccactaaatacgtttttgaatcaaattaattttcgtaagaatgaaggaatctgaacaaatttagcatatacattttttctcgaACCCATCTGATAATAGTCGATCCTAACTGATATTTCTCACAACCCTCTCTAAAATCGGTTTTATTGCCCATCATAAAAAGCGAGTTATTCCTTTCAAAACATCTGGTCAATCCGTCCTAGAAGATACCTAATACCATCTCTGTACCTGTCTTTCGAGCTCGAAGTTGCTGCATTGCCAAATGTTCGAACAACCGTTCGTACAATTCACTGCGATTTCATTGGCTGGCGTGTAAGAATTGAATGCCGTCAAACGTATCTGAATTCTTagatgtggtagaaaaggacggaaAATCAtaagaacgtttgagattgctccacTCATCCTTAAAAGTGAAGGCTTCTCAGAGGGGCTGGAGGGAGCTGAATaggtaaactttgacagatgcgcTCAAACGCACGTGGTACCATTCCCTCTTAAATTCGATTCATCTCTCTCTATGCGCTAcctactattattattatagatcaTTGGCcgcgttcagcagaaagatcggtaacgcaagtagctccgctactgatagcTACAGtgggcgcgttcagcagaaagatcggtagcgtaagtagctctgctactgataggtatcagtttggtaacgttagTACCAATAATTTTAAGTGTCAGTTCAGATCTGTCAATCGTATTCTTGAGTTCTATGGTTAAGCCCCAACCTATACGCCATTTTTAGGCTAAATTTGAACGTAGGTATTGTCGTCACGTAATTAAGTCACTATACTATAGGTATCAGTCTGGAAACGCTAGTGTTCTCTGCTAGACAAGTTGCTCATTTTTTGACTTCTTGacttaaaataaaaacaaaatgttttgtAGGTTCTTCTTGAAGATTATGTTATGAAGAGagacaattttctgttataatatAGATTAAATTAacaatgagtacaatatttagtacaatttccaaacgagtaatatcatcgtatgatattaattatatatctggttatctaatgtatcagcaatatgcggttatgcggtactgatgatccctaataagggtgaaaccggtatatcgctatcctcccttgatgacatgcattctccttgggttactttcgattatgattcctacgtaatgacgtggagaccttctgtctgacaatggtttatgttgatggcaatttatattgctgatacattagataaccagatatataattaatatcatacgatgatattactcgtttggaaattgtactaaatattgtactcattgtTAATTTTATCActtatttccaaaatgattatttattattactaatATAGATTAAAATATCCAAGTTTGCTTTCGGTATTATAACTGATTTATTTCGACTTCTTTTCGAAGTCAGTTAATCAACATGTTACCAAAAAgtggaataaaaataaattcgctgccaaagatggcgaccgctACGGAGCAGAAACAATTGTATGGGCGCGTTCAACAGAAAGATCGGTATcgtaagtagctccgctactgatagttatcagtttggtaacgttagtattctctgctggacgggttgctcCTTTTCTTGGCAGCAATAGATTTTGTGGGTGCTTCTTGAAGGTTACGTTATGATGAGagacaattttctgttatagATACATTTCGGAATGTTAATAAACGTATATGTCTCAGTTTGCATTATTGgtatattttaaatttaaatatcaTCCCAAAATCACTATCACTAATATCAGTTACAAAAGTTACCAAAAAGTAGCATTCTCTGTTATatcgatttttatttccaagCTTGCTTACGGTATTTTTactattttcttcttcaatatatGGGAAATTCACTCAGAAAAACATTTCAGACTGTTAATAATCGTATATGTTTCAGTTTCCATTATTGctacatttgaaatttaaatttcgttcCAAAATCACAGTCACTAATGACAGTGAAAACATGTTACCAAAACgtagcataaaataaattcgctaccaaagatggcgaccgctccgtagcggaaactgatagaatgcgttcagcagaaaattcatagaatattgacaactgttccacaactgttgagtttgctgaacgcgcccaattttctgttataatatAGATTATAATATCCAAATTTGCTTTCGGtattattactgttttatttcTTGACTTCTTTTCGAAGTCAGTTACTCAACATGTTAccgaaaagtagcataaaataaattcgctGCCAAAGATGGCGATCGCTACAGAGCGAAACCAATAGAATGAATTCTGCAGAAAATCCATAGAATATTTACTGTTCTACAATTGTTCCATCTGCTGAACGCGGCCATTGTGTGGATATTTCCCCTAAACAGCATTTTCTATGGAAACACAAGATAAACGACATTATCAAAACACAACATGACATATATTAGACTAAGTACTACAATAAAACtcatatattttcttcaaaccCATATCGAGGTACAATGTTTTTGGCCACCTGCATATGTCATAGACTTGCACGATAACGATACTTTTGAAATATCAGAAGATTTAGGAATGAATACAGACGATATTGTTGAAGATAGCGATGAAATGATACCTGAACGAGAACTGAGCAGATTTCAGTTCAACAAAAATCCTCATAAATTTGTTAGACTTCATCAAATTATCGATGGAATAGAAAAACGGGCAGCTGAGCATGAAGTAACTCACTCTAGCAATAGTTTCAATTATACAGAAGAGAATTTCTATCATGAGTATCCTGAGGAAAGAAACACGTCTCATTTCACTTACTATTTGAAGGTAGTTCTATAGTAACATGCACATTCCACATAAATGTCCATACTTAATTcagataattttatttattcgatttggtttgaattttttagatttattatttattctagTATTTCAGTAACAGAAGCTGATCTGATTGTTTTACCATCAATCACTAATTTTATCtatgtctgtaattttttttggttcaataggctatttgacagtaaaaattctttttttgacATTCTCATAAATGGGCGCGTTTAGCAGACCCAACAGTTGTGGAACAGATatcaatattctatgaattttctgctggaCGCATTCAATGAgcgcgttcagcagaaagatcggtagcgtaagtagctctgctactgataggtatcagCAAAGATTAGGGAGATTAATCTTTGGGTATCAGTTTAGTAACGttagtattctctgctggacgggttgctcCTTCTCTGGGTCCCTTGAAGGTTACGTTATGATGAGACAGAATTTTCTCTTACAATATCTATTTTGATTTCCAAGTTTGCCTAcggtattattacttttttattcTTAATATATGGGAATTTTATTCAGAGTAACATTTCAGAATCTTAGTAAAAGTATATGTTTCAGTTTCCATTATTGCTATATTTGAAGATGGCGACCGCtgtgtttgaaattgtttttcttgattGGAGTATTCTTTGGAAATAATTCATCATTTCGAAATAGGCTTTTCTTTAAggttattcaaaaaattgtagTGAGCAGTAGATACATATTTGGTTTATTAactaattctaattttttttctcaacacAGTAGTGATTGATTTAACAATTTATATTCATTATGTTGATGAAATTAGATAAAAATTTATTGgtatttttcattatctgaTTAAAGGAAAGTCTTAATGTGGAATATCACAACAACATGtcgaaaaattctataaaatccAATAACGAAGAAAAACGGCAACTCAATGATACTGATACCAAAGCCACAATATATGAAAGTAATAAGGATTATAATTATGACGAAATGAAAAGaagattcgaagaaaaaatagtAGAAGAAATTAGTACAGAAATAAAATACACTGAAATGAAGGAATATGAAGGTGCTGCCGATTCCTTGAAAACAATATGGAAAGAAAAAGATGAGATCAACTGTACTCttgaagaaatgaagaatataagtATGTTGTTTATTCATTGTGTATATCCTAAATGTAGGTATGGTAAACATGAAATCTTGACATACCTAcgaattcaataatgaaattccaagaagggaaataataattttatgtgAAATTCAATATGACTTTCCTTAGATAGTAAGGCGCTTTTATGTCTACTCAAAGAGCCAAAAAGTAATAAAGCTTCAAAGTTCTTCACAAGATTAGGAGAAATATCCCTTATCTGGTTGATTGTTTACATCGTAATTGCAGTTCCTTTGTGGTGTACTAGAGGTGAGTTGCATATTTCAGGAATAAACATTATTTCAAGGCTGGAACTGTAATATACTAAGCGACAGACAAATTTCTAGCTTCAAATTGTAATCTCGATCAAATCTGCAGTTTCAAAACTTTAAGGTGCAGTGGTGCACAAATTTTCGTGCTGCCATATTTACGAAACTTTAGTCGGATTTTTCCTATtaacgaactcaaattcttacGTCTATCCGTTCGAAAGTTATTTAATATACAAACGGACATAATCTAATTTGAGGACTGATTCGTCATATATGGGTCAAACCTTATGTTCGACACCATTCGCGGttcaaaatcaaagaaaatagACATTGCGACAGAATATTGTGTTCGGAAAGCGCTCAAAAAAAGAATAGATAAAGACGTGAACATGAagagaacaaaaaaatttacagatgGACTCAGCTTCCAAGCTCATAAAACGAAAGAAaaaggaacaaaaaaaaaggaacaaaaaaaaaaagaaacatgaCAAGAATAATCGAAACAAAAAAGCAGAAGAAAGGAAATTATAGAGAAGACAAATGGCTAGAAGAAATAAAAGGAGAGAAAGAATTTAAAAACGATACAATACTTGGGAATATGCAGATAATTAAAGTGctataaaaattgttgaaaataatcagTCTAACAAACGATCTGAAGGAAAGATAtcattttataaatgaaaatattgaaagatgaataataacaattccaaCTAAAAAGCAAACTgctgaaatatttacaaaaccTTTATATGCTTCGAAATTTGaaagatttaaaaaattattcaggtATAGATACCTAATATTCAGAAATACTTCACATATTTGTTTCATTTGTACATGATATTTATCTGATTCTGTTGTTATTAAGAGAAGGATAGATGACCAACacattatcaattttttaaattttttccaatGAATGGATTCTTCTAAAATTCTGATAAATTAATGACTTACTAAGAGATATgtaaacaaaaaattgtaataaattcgTTATTACTGGGTGTTTTTTTCTGTCACTCAGTATATATTAAtaaagtaatatttttctgatttccaCATATTAATCctgttttcaataaattaatataaatagaTAATTAATAGATCAAGTGAAGCACAAAACAATTATAGTTTACTATACTATAAGATCCGTATGTAATAAAAATGTACTTTTCTAGGATGGTGTTGTTGCTGTTTTAGGTGCGAATTCTGTCAACCCAGGAATAAGATAGACTGGataaaagaatatttcattaaaaacccTGTTGGAGTAATACACGATAATTATGAAAACAGAGTTGTATATCAACCCACGAATTATGAAAAGTATTATTATGAAAATCTAGAGAAAGaattaagaaaattaatttcacattgaaataaaattattttgaacttttggatctttattatttttactaTATCTTATATCAAGGGACAACGGTTAATCGAgaaaaatctttttattttaacCAATGTGCccctatttattattattatcatttatttatttataaaagttACTACACGTGTCCAATGCATCAAGATGCATATTCTGATGTATAAACAATATTGGATatatttttggatgaaaatgTACACTACtgctgaaaaattgtttttgaaattcttattaattaattttttacagcaCTAGCGCAACTGAGGCTGGGGGGGCTCTTTGGGCTTATGTATATGTATTTGTTGTgatttgttgttttattttattcgagAACACTTGGCCTCGCACTTGGTGTAATATTATTAgtgaaacatttcaatattcttcattcactagaatttaattttttttaagcaaGATTGCAAGATTCTTCATCGGAAGAAGAAAGTTCTGTATTCTCACTGAAGCAGATGCTCCTTTGGGGGATGTGGTTATGAGGGAGGTCATTCACGATAGTAACTATTAAGTAGTTTATATGGTGATAGTTCCTGCGATAGGTAAAACCGTGGAAATGAGCCTTTACTCTACTCACAATATATCCCTTGAGATAAATATCCATTACCCAATTACCGATTTTACATTTCCAAGTTTGCAACTTGCTTATTTAAACCATAACGtctctaatggattttcgttGGTTATTTATAAATCAGCTTCGGCCGGCAACTTCAATATAAGAAAGAATTTCTTGGGGATTGCTTGTTAAAAATTACCATAAGATttaaattttattgccaccacctATTAGGTAGTAGTTCAATAGTTGAACACTATTAGAcaaagaaatattatatttctttg
It includes:
- the LOC123671423 gene encoding uncharacterized protein LOC123671423 isoform X1, which encodes MTYIRLSTTIKLIYFLQTHIEVQCFWPPAYVIDLHDNDTFEISEDLGMNTDDIVEDSDEMIPERELSRFQFNKNPHKFVRLHQIIDGIEKRAAEHEVTHSSNSFNYTEENFYHEYPEERNTSHFTYYLKESLNVEYHNNMSKNSIKSNNEEKRQLNDTDTKATIYESNKDYNYDEMKRRFEEKIVEEISTEIKYTEMKEYEGAADSLKTIWKEKDEINCTLEEMKNINSKALLCLLKEPKSNKASKFFTRLGEISLIWLIVYIVIAVPLWCTRGWCCCCFRCEFCQPRNKIDWIKEYFIKNPVGVIHDNYENRVVYQPTNYEKYYYENLEKELRKLISH
- the LOC123671423 gene encoding uncharacterized protein LOC123671423 isoform X2, whose protein sequence is MTYIRLSTTIKLIYFLQTHIEVQCFWPPAYVIDLHDNDTFEISEDLGMNTDDIVEDSDEMIPERELSRFQFNKNPHKFVRLHQIIDGIEKRAAEHEVTHSSNSFNYTEENFYHEYPEERNTSHFTYYLKESLNVEYHNNMSKNSIKSNNEEKRQLNDTDTKATIYESNKDYNYDEMKRRFEEKIVEEISTEIKYTEMKEYEGAADSLKTIWKEKDEINCTLEEMKNIRWCCCCFRCEFCQPRNKIDWIKEYFIKNPVGVIHDNYENRVVYQPTNYEKYYYENLEKELRKLISH